A single region of the Primulina eburnea isolate SZY01 unplaced genomic scaffold, ASM2296580v1 ctg3_ERROPOS3189059+, whole genome shotgun sequence genome encodes:
- the LOC140821082 gene encoding protein FAR1-RELATED SEQUENCE 5-like: MDLNCDDNIEEVGVSNLEYVVHRDVEVLSTNFIVDQLESRLFVGEVVKSVEDAYILYCNYAHAKGFSVKRGDQRYFPGTNELQAKEFECSCEGSKDEKRSNAQIPVYLKPTSRSKCKAKLRITRQRGGEWTVGRFVTKHNHEMLAADQRHLLRSSRNISYAQKSILESMVNSGITVSNAVSYMENEAQGPQNLSFIRKDAYDYLGRMKKQTKVENGDASTLLHHFINKSNKESNFYWNVQLDDDNRVMNFFLRDSRCQADYEFFGDILSVDTTYRTNRYNLICAPFVGINHHRQNIMFGLAFMSDETESSFEWLFKTFLDSMNGKQPETIFTDQCQAMMNAIETIFPHSQHRLCQWHINQNAPSHLGSLNGDSSFKILWNKCMTHCESEEEFESTWSIMIDEYNLSGHKWLNGMYTLRYKWATAFSNHKFSAGLLATSRSEVTNAVLKRSADVYTLTVYKLFELEFINSLNMRFIEMPLDFSALSLEFKVKSHDVNSRVRHVLFNKETAEVKCSCQKFESMGILCKHILMVFNFLNVNYIPTPYLKKRWMKNAKNRVVVDDFFQQKSGSGQESEMVFVNQLMRSTYTLTMRCKSNGDARKKLVEIVEGAREQIDELFEKLKLDDNGILEENMVDEMVVRNPPQVKSRGITNKNIQRHWDGKSKKRKGKGKVDSSNAGCGKRKGQSSQASQCMNSQEVDHIQQLQNPNVPPSLTSEFEDNQLHNWVNANLSHLF; this comes from the exons ATGGATCTGAATTGCGATG ATAATATTGAAGAGGTTGGAGTTTCAAATTTGGAATATGTGGTTCATAGAGATGTTGAGGTACTATCTACAAATTTTATTGTAGATCAATTGGAGAGTAGACTATTTGTTGGTGAAGTAGTGAAAAGTGTTGAAGATGCTTATATACTATATTGTAATTATGCTCATGCAAAAGGTTTTAGTGTTAAAAGAGGTGATCAACGTTACTTTCCTGGCACTAACGAACTTCAAGCTAAAGAGTTTGAATGTTCTTGTGAGGGTAGTAAAGATGAAAAACGTTCTAATGCACAAATACCTGTTTACTTGAAGCCAACAAGTCGAAGTAAATGTAAAGCAAAGCTCAGAATAACTAGGCAACGTGGTGGAGAATGGACGGTCGGTAGATTTGTCACAAAACATAATCATGAAATGCTTGCGGCTGATCAAAGACATTTGTTGAGATCATCACGCAATATTTCATATGCTCAAAAATCGATTTTGGAGTCCATGGTAAATTCTGGGATAACAGTGTCTAATGCCGTCTCTTATATGGAAAATGAAGCACAAGGACCACAAAATTTGAGCTTTATTCGAAAAGATGCTTATGATTATCTTGGACGCATGAAAAAACAAACGAAAGTTGAGAATGGAGATGCTTCTACATTGCTTCATCATTTTATAAACAAGTCGAATAAAGAGTCAAATTTTTATTGGAATGTGCAATTAGATGATGACAATAGAGTCATGAACTTCTTCCTTAGGGATTCCAGATGTCAAGCTGATTATGAGTTTTTTGGTGATATATTATCAGTTGACACAACTTATCGAACCAATCGGTACAATTTGATATGTGCTCCTTTCGTTGGAATTAATCATCACAGACAAAATATAATGTTCGGCTTGGCATTTATGTCAGATGAAACTGAGAGTTCATTTGAATGGTTGTTCAAAACCTTTCTTGATTCTATGAATGGGAAACAACCTGAAACAATTTTTACAGATCAATGCCAAGCAATGATGAATGCAATTGAAACAATTTTTCCACATTCACAACATCGGTTATGTCAATGGCACATCAATCAAAATGCTCCATCACATTTAGGTAGTTTGAATGGTGAttcaagttttaaaatattGTGGAATAAATGCATGACTCATTGTGAATCTGAAGAAGAATTTGAATCCACATGGAGTATTATGATTGATGAATACAATCTCAGTGGCCACAAATGGTTAAATGGCATGTATACGTTGAGATACAAATGGGCTACTGCATTTAGCAATCACAAGTTTAGTGCAGGGCTACTGGCAACTTCTAGAAGCGAGGTGACAAATGCTGTGTTGAAGAGATCAG CTGATGTTTATACACTCACCGTGTACAAGCTATTCGAGTTAGAGTTTATTAATTCTTTGAATATGCGATTTATTGAGATGCCTTTGGATTTCAGTGCGCTTTCCCTAGAGTTTAAAGTAAAATCTCATGATGTGAACTCAAGGGTTCGACACGTGTTATTTAATAAGGAGACTGCTGAAGTAAAATGCAGTTGTCAGAAATTCGAGTCAATGGgaatattgtgcaaacacatTTTGATGGTCTTTAATTTTTTGAATGTGAATTATATTCCCACACCGTACTTGAAGAAGCGCTGGATGAAAAATGCAAAAAATAGAGTTGTCGTGGATGATTTTTTTCAGCAAAAAAGTGGAAGTGGCCAGGAATCTGAGATGGTTTTTGTAAACCAACTTATGAGATCGACATATACTCTTACCATGCGATGTAAATCTAATGGAGATGCACGCAAGAAATTGGTAGAAATTGTTGAAGGTGCGAGAGAACAAATAGATGAGTTATTCGAAAAACTTAAGTTGGATGACAATGGCATTCTTGAAGAAAACATGGTAGATGAAATGGTTGTACGTAATCCTCCTCAAGTCAAGTCAAGAGGAATTACAAATAAAAACATACAACGTCATTGGGATGGtaaaagtaagaaaagaaaaggaaaaggaaaagttgACAGTTCAA ATGCAGGATGTGGCAAAAGAAAAGGACAAAGCTCACAAGCTTCTCAATGTATGAATAGCCAAGAAGTAGATCATATCCAACAACTACAAAATCCAAATGTCCCACCATCATTGACATCTGAATTTGAAGACAATCAACTGCATAATTGGGTTAATGCAAATTTATCACATCTGTTCTAG